In a genomic window of Helianthus annuus cultivar XRQ/B chromosome 10, HanXRQr2.0-SUNRISE, whole genome shotgun sequence:
- the LOC110884293 gene encoding blue-light photoreceptor PHR2 isoform X2: MASKSQDSQNPDTKTPPETHSHLPIIPFTSITLSLSKFTPTHFISPPTISPTPQKIPVTLKIPSQIASIFNLSLSSSSLSVTKSVTKSTVSANPLSNPLSLNPRRPSDPSSAAALRRVSVVWFRNDLRVHDNESLNSANNESVSVLPVYCFDPNEFGNSSFGFDKTGPNRANFLIESVSDLRKNLQARGSDLVVRIGKPETVLAELVKEVGADAVYMHREVSNEECKGEQKIETVLKDEGVEVKYFWGSTLYHIEDLPFKLEEMPTNYGGFREKVKGVKVRNTIEVLDQLKGLPSGGNVEPGEIPSLADLGLNPTANMTQVKPVINGPLIGGETEALNRLKKFASECQAQPPKESKDGNNDSVYGASFSCKISPWLAMGCVSPRAVFDELKKSTSRKDGGDSGMNWLMYELMWRDFFRFITRKYSSSKQQNKTPVAA, translated from the exons ATGGCTTCCAAATCTCAAGATTCACAAAACCCTGATACAAAAACACCACCAGAAACCCACTCTCACCTCCCCATTATCCCTTTCACATCGatcacactttctctctctaaattcaCACCTACCCATTTCATCTCTCCACCAACAATCTCACCTACCCCTCAAAAAATCCCTgtaaccctcaaaatcccatctCAAATCGCTTCAATTTTCAACCTTTCTCTCTCTTCATCTTCACTTTCCGTTACAAAATCGGTAACAAAATCAACCGTCTCCGCAAACCCTCTTTCAAACCCATTATCTCTCAACCCCCGCCGCCCCTCCGACCCATCCAGCGCCGCCGCTCTCCGCCGTGTCTCCGTCGTCTGGTTCCGTAACGATCTCCGTGTTCATGATAACGAGTCTTTGAATTCTGCTAACAATGAGTCGGTTTCGGTTTTACCggtttattgttttgacccgaatGAGTTTGGGAACTCGTCGTTCGGGTTCGATAAAACCGGGCCCAACCGGGCGAATTTCTTGATCGAATCGGTTTCGGATTTGAGGAAGAATTTGCAGGCTAGAGGGTCGGATCTTGTGGTCCGAATTGGGAAGCCCGAAACCGTTTTAGCTGAATTGGTGAAGGAAGTTGGGGCAGATGCAGTATATATGCATAGAGAGGTGTCTAATGAGGAATGTAAAGGGGAACAGAAGATTGAGACTGTGTTGAAAGATGAAGGGGTGGAGGTTAAGTACTTTTGGGGAAGTACATTGTATCATATTGAGGATTTGCCGTTTAAATTGGAAGAAATGCCGACGAATTACGGTGGGTTTAGGGAGAAAGTGAAGGGTGTGAAAGTAAGGAATACTATTGAGGTTCTTGATCAGTTGAAGGGGTTGCCGTCTGGTGGTAATGTGGAACCTGGTGAGATTCCTTCTTTGGCTGATTTGGGGCTTAATCCTACTGCTAATATGACTCAG GTCAAACCGGTTATCAATGGTCCTCTTATTGGGGGCGAAACTGAAGCATTAAACAGGCTTAAAAAATTTGCAAGCGAATGCCAAGCCCAACCTCCAAAAGAAAGCAAAGACGGAAATAACGATAGCGTTTATGGTGcaagtttttcttgtaaaatctCTCCATGGCTTGCAATGGGATGTGTTTCTCCTCGAGCTGTGTTTGATGAATTGAAAAAATCTACTTCCCG AAAAGATGGTGGTGATTCTGGGATGAATTGGTTGATGTACGAGCTCATGTGGAGGGACTTCTTCAG ATTCATCACGAGGAAATACAGTTCGTCGAAACAACAAAACAAGACTCCGGTCGCAGCTTGA
- the LOC110884293 gene encoding blue-light photoreceptor PHR2 isoform X1, translating to MASKSQDSQNPDTKTPPETHSHLPIIPFTSITLSLSKFTPTHFISPPTISPTPQKIPVTLKIPSQIASIFNLSLSSSSLSVTKSVTKSTVSANPLSNPLSLNPRRPSDPSSAAALRRVSVVWFRNDLRVHDNESLNSANNESVSVLPVYCFDPNEFGNSSFGFDKTGPNRANFLIESVSDLRKNLQARGSDLVVRIGKPETVLAELVKEVGADAVYMHREVSNEECKGEQKIETVLKDEGVEVKYFWGSTLYHIEDLPFKLEEMPTNYGGFREKVKGVKVRNTIEVLDQLKGLPSGGNVEPGEIPSLADLGLNPTANMTQVKPVINGPLIGGETEALNRLKKFASECQAQPPKESKDGNNDSVYGASFSCKISPWLAMGCVSPRAVFDELKKSTSRTISAGSNRKDGGDSGMNWLMYELMWRDFFRFITRKYSSSKQQNKTPVAA from the exons ATGGCTTCCAAATCTCAAGATTCACAAAACCCTGATACAAAAACACCACCAGAAACCCACTCTCACCTCCCCATTATCCCTTTCACATCGatcacactttctctctctaaattcaCACCTACCCATTTCATCTCTCCACCAACAATCTCACCTACCCCTCAAAAAATCCCTgtaaccctcaaaatcccatctCAAATCGCTTCAATTTTCAACCTTTCTCTCTCTTCATCTTCACTTTCCGTTACAAAATCGGTAACAAAATCAACCGTCTCCGCAAACCCTCTTTCAAACCCATTATCTCTCAACCCCCGCCGCCCCTCCGACCCATCCAGCGCCGCCGCTCTCCGCCGTGTCTCCGTCGTCTGGTTCCGTAACGATCTCCGTGTTCATGATAACGAGTCTTTGAATTCTGCTAACAATGAGTCGGTTTCGGTTTTACCggtttattgttttgacccgaatGAGTTTGGGAACTCGTCGTTCGGGTTCGATAAAACCGGGCCCAACCGGGCGAATTTCTTGATCGAATCGGTTTCGGATTTGAGGAAGAATTTGCAGGCTAGAGGGTCGGATCTTGTGGTCCGAATTGGGAAGCCCGAAACCGTTTTAGCTGAATTGGTGAAGGAAGTTGGGGCAGATGCAGTATATATGCATAGAGAGGTGTCTAATGAGGAATGTAAAGGGGAACAGAAGATTGAGACTGTGTTGAAAGATGAAGGGGTGGAGGTTAAGTACTTTTGGGGAAGTACATTGTATCATATTGAGGATTTGCCGTTTAAATTGGAAGAAATGCCGACGAATTACGGTGGGTTTAGGGAGAAAGTGAAGGGTGTGAAAGTAAGGAATACTATTGAGGTTCTTGATCAGTTGAAGGGGTTGCCGTCTGGTGGTAATGTGGAACCTGGTGAGATTCCTTCTTTGGCTGATTTGGGGCTTAATCCTACTGCTAATATGACTCAG GTCAAACCGGTTATCAATGGTCCTCTTATTGGGGGCGAAACTGAAGCATTAAACAGGCTTAAAAAATTTGCAAGCGAATGCCAAGCCCAACCTCCAAAAGAAAGCAAAGACGGAAATAACGATAGCGTTTATGGTGcaagtttttcttgtaaaatctCTCCATGGCTTGCAATGGGATGTGTTTCTCCTCGAGCTGTGTTTGATGAATTGAAAAAATCTACTTCCCG AACAATTTCTGCTGGCTCAAACAGAAAAGATGGTGGTGATTCTGGGATGAATTGGTTGATGTACGAGCTCATGTGGAGGGACTTCTTCAG ATTCATCACGAGGAAATACAGTTCGTCGAAACAACAAAACAAGACTCCGGTCGCAGCTTGA